The stretch of DNA TCGTTTTCTTCTCATGCGAAACGTCACCGGATTGTGGTTGCTGCAGGAGAGCCTCCGACACTGGTCGGCCAGGGACGAGGGGCTCACCTACGACCTGCTCACCCGCGAGGCCGAAGAGGCTGCGCCATTTGGCCCAGTGGTAGATCCAGACGACGAGAGCTTTCTCCGGCCCACCGACATGCCCTTGAGGATCCGGGAGTACTGCCGGTCTAGCGGGCAGCGTGTCCCCGAGAACCGCGGAGAGGTCACCCGGTGTATTCTTGAGAGCCTGGCATTGAAATGTCGCTGGGTGGTGGACCGCCTGGAGCGTCTGCTGGGCCGAGGTATCGAGGTTATTCATATGGTCGGAGGAGGGTCGCGTAACGCTCTGCTCTGCCGGCTCACAGCCGGCGCCACCGGACGTCCCGTGGAGGCGGGGCCATTGGAGGCCACGGCCATGGGCAACGCGTTGACCCAGCTCCAGACTTTGGGGCAGATCCACACGCTGGAGGAGATGCGCCAGGTCGTCCGGCAGTCGGTAACCGTCACTCCCTATGCGCCCGCAGACCGGGACCGCTGGGCGGAAGCCTATGACCGCTTTCTCCGCCTGCCTGCGGTTCGAGCGGTGCCCTGAGAGTCGGCAACGGGGAAAATACCCTGTCCGCCTGATGCCGGGGCTGGACGGAATTGCTAGCATCGAATCCGCCTGAGTCCAGAGAGCTCACGGGACAAAGCTACGGCGTCGGACCCCCGCATGCAGCCCGGACAGGGCTGGGGCGAGCGGGGGAGGCGAAGGGAGGTGAGAACCAAGATCGTGTGGACCGCGCCAGATCTACCTGGGAGGGGGTAGGAGAATGAGCTCGGGTAGTGTTGTGAGGGTCGTTCTGGTGGCCTTGCTCGCTGTGTTTCTCTCCCTTGGAGCCGGTCAACCGGCTGCGGGCCAATTGCAGAGGGAAGTCGTGGTGGTGGTCAAGATTGCCGGAATCCCCTGGTTCAACAGGATGGCCGTGGGCGTGGAGAAGGCGGGCAAGGAGCTTGGCATAAAGGCCTCCCTCGTCGGGCCCGCCACGGCCGACGCCGCGGCGCAGGTGGCCATGGTCGAGGACCTGGTGAACAGGGGGGTGGCGGCTATCGCCGTCGTCCCCACCGACGCCAAGGCGCTGGCCCCCGTTTTCACCCGCGCCCGCCAGAAGAAGATCGCCATTCTCACCCACGAGTCGCCGTTCGAAACTGCGGCCATCGACTGGGATGTAGAGACCATCGACAGCGACGCCTACGGGCGCCTGGCTGTGGACGAGATGGTACGGGGCCTGCAGGGAATCGGCGCCAAGTGCTCGCAGGCCAGCCCCTGCGGATTCGTGATGCTGGTGGGCGGTCTGACCGTTCCCCTGCACAACTACTGGGCGGACGTCGCGTTGAAGTACGTCAAGGACAAGCATCCTACGCTGAAGGAGCTCACCTCCCGACTGCCCACGGCAGAGAGCGTGGAGGATTCGCGCCGCGCGGTCCTGGACCTCTCCAAGACTTATGGCGACAAGCTCAACGGGGTGATCGGATGGGGAAGCCTCGGGCCCCTGGGCGCGGCGGCGGCCGTGCGGGAGAAGGGGTTGAAGAACAAGGTCGTGGTGGGTGGCAGCGCGATCCCCTCCTCAGCCGTCACCTACCTGACTGACGGGTCGATGAAGTGGGCACAGCTGTGGGATCCGGCCGACGCCGGGTTTGCCATGGTCTACATCGCCAAGCAGATGATTGACGGTAAGAAGATCACCGCTGGCATGCAGATCCCGGGGATCGGCACCACTGCCATCAAGGGGAAGGTCATCAGCGCCAGCAAGATCCTGCTCATGCGGACCGCCGAAGACGCCAAGAAGGCAGGGTTCTAAGGCGCATCCCGCGAGGGGTGGAGACGTGGGTCTCCACCCCTCTCCTCCACCGAGCGGGGCGGTTCGGGGCCCCGCGACTCCGGCTGCACGACTCCTCCAGCCGCCTCCCGCCCACCTCGCTTGCCCGGCGGACCGCTGGCTTCCCGGGAGGCCAGGACGCGATACAGTGGAGGGGGTGGCCGGACCGGGATGAGCGGGGTCTTCCTGCGAGCGAACCATCTCAGCAAACGCTACGGGGGTGTCATCGCCCTCCACCAGGTTGACCTCACCGTGGAGGAGGGCGAGGTGCACGGACTGGTGGGAGAGAACGGGTCCGGCAAGAGCACGCTGGTGAAGATCATCACCGGGGTCGTGCAACCTGAGGCGGGAGCGAAGATCGAAATGGGCGGGGAGCATTTCCGCGGCCTGACCCCATACAGTGCGCTCCGCAAAGGCGTACAGGTGGTGCACCAGGACCTTTCCCTGTTCCCCAATCTCTCCGTTGCAGAGAACATCGCCGTCGTGCAGCACGTCGCCGGGGGCCGCAGGGTGGTTAGCTGGAGCACGATGCGCCAGATGGCGGTGGCCGCCATGAGGAAGATCGGCGTGGAGTTAGACCCGGACGTCCCGGTGGGGTCATTGCCCGTGGCAGACCAGCAGTTGGTGGCCATCTGTCGGGCTCTGGCCAGCGACGCCCGGCTCCTGGTCATGGACGAACCCACATCGGCTCT from Armatimonadota bacterium encodes:
- a CDS encoding substrate-binding domain-containing protein, with protein sequence MVVVKIAGIPWFNRMAVGVEKAGKELGIKASLVGPATADAAAQVAMVEDLVNRGVAAIAVVPTDAKALAPVFTRARQKKIAILTHESPFETAAIDWDVETIDSDAYGRLAVDEMVRGLQGIGAKCSQASPCGFVMLVGGLTVPLHNYWADVALKYVKDKHPTLKELTSRLPTAESVEDSRRAVLDLSKTYGDKLNGVIGWGSLGPLGAAAAVREKGLKNKVVVGGSAIPSSAVTYLTDGSMKWAQLWDPADAGFAMVYIAKQMIDGKKITAGMQIPGIGTTAIKGKVISASKILLMRTAEDAKKAGF